One Brassica napus cultivar Da-Ae chromosome C4, Da-Ae, whole genome shotgun sequence genomic region harbors:
- the LOC125585828 gene encoding uncharacterized protein LOC125585828, with the protein MLRLCGEVATEEELLEKTYSTFHSSNVILQQQYRMKGFATYTDLISCLLLAETNNELLMKNSEARPVGTAQLPEANEVEKKEPNECNYVQNNKRSHGNGRGGYKGRGSDNYSNSRDNYSTGRKGNHNNRGRGSNYGRSRANSSSQHKTEAIRDSSHPTKQPEFSFSMTNAEPKM; encoded by the exons ATgttgagactttgtggtgaagtagcAACCGAAGAAGAGTTACTTGAGAAGACTTACTCTACATTCCATTCATCGAATGTGATACTGCAACAGCAGTACAGAATGAAAGGCTtcgccacatatactgatctgatctcgtgcctgctTCTGGCCGAGAcaaacaatgagctcctgatgaagaacagtgaagcTAGACCTGTTGGAACAGCACAATTACCGGAAGCTAATGAGGTTGAAAAGAAAGAACCCAACGAGTGCAATTACGTCCAAAACAATAAGAGATCACACGGCAATGGCCGTGGTGGTTACAAGGGGCGTGGCAGTGACAATTACTCGAACAGCCGAGACAACTACTCGAccggccggaaaggaaaccacaataaccgtggtcgtggttccaattatgGCCGTAGCCGAG CAAATTCATCATCTCAACATAAGACTGAAGCAATCAGAGACTCATCACATCCAACTAAACAACCTGAGTTTTCATTCTCCATGACAAACGCTGAGCCAAAGATGTAG